The Thermodesulfovibrio sp. 3462-1 genome contains the following window.
TGATAATTCTAAAACAGAAAAAACTATGGTTATTGAGCCTGCATCATCAAATCAAACTACAGCAACCACAGGTTCAGGCAGTTTGAGTTCTGCAGATCATTCAACAACAGAAAAAACTGGAGTGATTGATACAGAATTTGGAACAGCTTATGGTCCAAAATTTATTCACAGAGCAATTCCTGTATATCCACAGATTGCAAGAAGACTTGGCAAGGAAGGAAGAGTTATTTTAAGGCTTACTCTTAATGAAAAGGGAGAACTTATAAACATTGAAGTCATACAAGGAGCTCCGTATGGATTTACAGAATCTGCTGTTGAAGCAGTAAAAAAATCAAAATTTTCACCTGCCACTAAAAATGGTAAACCAGTCCCCTGCCGAGCCATCCTTCCTGTAAGATTTGTCTTAAAATAGCAATATTTTTTAATGTTGGAATTTCTCAGAGATTCCTTGCACCTAAGGACAGTTTAAGTTCAGGTAAAATATTTGGAAATATTACTGATTTTTTTGTAAA
Protein-coding sequences here:
- a CDS encoding TonB family protein, with protein sequence MKILYVNKLQYFILLSIFLHILFFITLSSFARLNQERQAVEIFIINEELQKSHETLSMPNVPHKKTLKAFAPLLKKQSTVESKKDAPVDNSKTEKTMVIEPASSNQTTATTGSGSLSSADHSTTEKTGVIDTEFGTAYGPKFIHRAIPVYPQIARRLGKEGRVILRLTLNEKGELINIEVIQGAPYGFTESAVEAVKKSKFSPATKNGKPVPCRAILPVRFVLK